One stretch of Streptomyces agglomeratus DNA includes these proteins:
- a CDS encoding ABC transporter ATP-binding protein — protein MLRLDGATVRFGKRAALDDVDLEVAEHEIVCVLGPSGSGKSTLLRVVAGLQAADAGRVLLDGRDQRGVPVHRRGVGLMFQDHQLFPQRDVGGNVAFGLRMRGVGKADQARRVAELLEMVGLPGAGRRAISTLSGGEQQRVALARALAPEPKLLMLDEPLGQLDRGLRERLVVELRQLFGRLGTTVLAVTHDQGEAFALADRVVVMRDGRIAQSGTPLEVWRRPASEFVARFLGFDNVVAATVGGEAADTVWGKVPVPADTPHGEARLLVRPAGVRLVPAAEGLPCAVTARTFRGHHVTLLLRPSGGPALEAECALRDAPEVGARVGVAFAADEVVVLGAEG, from the coding sequence ATGCTGAGGCTGGACGGGGCGACCGTACGGTTCGGGAAGCGGGCCGCGCTCGACGACGTGGACCTGGAGGTCGCCGAGCACGAGATCGTGTGCGTGCTCGGGCCGAGCGGCAGCGGGAAGTCCACGCTGCTGCGGGTCGTCGCCGGGCTCCAGGCGGCGGACGCCGGGAGGGTGCTGCTGGACGGGCGCGACCAGCGCGGGGTGCCGGTGCACCGGCGGGGCGTCGGGCTGATGTTCCAGGACCACCAGCTGTTCCCGCAGCGGGACGTCGGGGGGAACGTCGCGTTCGGGCTGCGGATGCGGGGCGTGGGGAAGGCCGATCAGGCGCGCCGGGTCGCCGAACTGCTGGAGATGGTGGGCCTGCCGGGCGCCGGGCGGCGGGCGATCAGCACCCTGTCGGGCGGTGAGCAGCAGCGGGTCGCGCTGGCGCGGGCGCTCGCCCCCGAGCCGAAGCTGCTGATGCTCGACGAGCCGCTGGGGCAGCTGGACCGGGGGTTGCGCGAGCGTCTGGTGGTGGAGCTGCGGCAGCTGTTCGGGCGGCTGGGCACGACCGTGCTGGCCGTCACGCACGACCAGGGCGAGGCCTTCGCGCTCGCCGACCGGGTCGTCGTCATGCGGGACGGGCGGATCGCGCAGAGCGGTACGCCGCTGGAGGTCTGGCGACGGCCGGCCTCCGAGTTCGTCGCGCGCTTCCTGGGCTTCGACAACGTCGTGGCGGCGACGGTCGGCGGCGAGGCGGCCGACACGGTGTGGGGCAAGGTGCCCGTCCCGGCGGATACGCCGCACGGGGAGGCGCGCCTGCTGGTCCGGCCGGCGGGCGTCAGGCTCGTGCCGGCCGCCGAGGGGCTGCCGTGCGCGGTGACGGCGCGTACGTTCCGGGGCCACCACGTGACCCTGCTGCTGCGGCCGTCGGGAGGCCCGGCGCTGGAGGCGGAGTGCGCGCTGCGCGACGCGCCGGAGGTGGGTGCGCGGGTGGGGGTCGCCTTCGCGGCGGACGAGGTCGTGGTGCTGGGGGCGGAGGGCTGA
- a CDS encoding ABC transporter permease, protein MAVPVAFFAVFFAYPVAAITGRGLTVDGVWQFGRIGEVLGDPDIRGVLWFTTWQALASTGLTLLIALPAAYVFARLDFPGKQLLRAVVTVPFVLPTVVVGTAFLALLGRGGLLDELWGVRLDTSVWAILLAHVFFNYAVVVRTVGGLWSQLDPRQEEAARVLGAGRFAAWRRVTLPALVPAVAAAALMVFLFTFTSFGVVQILGGPAYSTLEVEIYRQTAQFLDLPTAAVLTLVQFAAVGAILAVHAWTVRRRESALKLVDPSRTARKPRGVGQWALLGGVLATVAALILVPLGVLVERSLDGPDGYGLGYYRALQSAGASGGTFLVPPLEAVWNSLEYALAATAIALVVGGLAAAALTRRAGRLVRGFDALLMLPLGVSAVTVGFGFLITLDEPPLDLRTSWILVPLAQALVGVPFVVRTMLPVLRAVDERLREAAAVLGASPLRVWREVDLPMVRRALLVAAGFAFAVSLGEFGATVFIARPDNPTLPVAVARLLGRAGDLNYGQAMALSTILMVVCAVALLVLERMRPDRSGSGEF, encoded by the coding sequence ATGGCCGTGCCCGTCGCGTTCTTCGCGGTGTTCTTCGCCTACCCCGTGGCCGCGATCACCGGCCGCGGGCTCACCGTGGACGGCGTCTGGCAGTTCGGCCGGATCGGCGAGGTGCTCGGCGATCCGGACATCCGCGGCGTGCTGTGGTTCACCACGTGGCAGGCCCTCGCCTCGACGGGGCTGACGCTGCTGATCGCGCTTCCCGCGGCGTACGTCTTCGCCCGGCTCGACTTCCCCGGCAAGCAGCTGCTGCGCGCCGTGGTCACCGTGCCGTTCGTGCTGCCGACGGTGGTCGTCGGGACCGCTTTCCTGGCGCTGCTCGGGCGGGGCGGGCTGCTGGACGAGCTGTGGGGCGTACGGCTCGACACCAGCGTGTGGGCGATCCTCCTCGCGCACGTCTTCTTCAACTACGCCGTGGTGGTGCGGACCGTCGGCGGCCTGTGGTCGCAGCTCGACCCGCGCCAGGAGGAGGCGGCGCGGGTGCTCGGCGCCGGGCGGTTCGCCGCCTGGCGGCGGGTGACGCTGCCGGCGCTGGTGCCGGCCGTGGCCGCCGCCGCGCTGATGGTCTTCCTGTTCACGTTCACCTCGTTCGGTGTCGTGCAGATCCTCGGCGGGCCGGCGTACTCCACCCTGGAGGTGGAGATCTACCGGCAGACCGCCCAGTTCCTGGACCTGCCGACGGCGGCCGTGCTGACGCTGGTGCAGTTCGCGGCGGTCGGCGCGATCCTCGCCGTACACGCGTGGACGGTACGGCGCCGGGAGAGCGCCCTGAAGCTGGTCGACCCGTCGCGGACCGCGCGCAAGCCGCGCGGGGTGGGGCAGTGGGCGCTGCTCGGCGGAGTACTGGCCACGGTGGCGGCGCTGATCCTGGTGCCGCTCGGGGTGCTCGTCGAGCGGTCGCTGGACGGTCCCGACGGTTACGGCCTCGGGTACTACCGGGCACTTCAGTCGGCGGGCGCGAGCGGGGGGACCTTCCTCGTACCGCCCCTGGAAGCGGTGTGGAACTCGCTGGAGTACGCCCTGGCCGCGACCGCGATCGCGCTGGTCGTCGGCGGGCTCGCGGCGGCGGCGCTGACCCGGCGGGCGGGACGGCTGGTGCGCGGTTTCGACGCGCTGCTGATGCTGCCGCTGGGGGTGTCGGCGGTGACGGTGGGCTTCGGTTTCCTCATCACCCTCGACGAGCCGCCGCTGGATCTGCGGACGTCGTGGATCCTGGTGCCCCTGGCGCAGGCGCTGGTGGGCGTGCCCTTCGTCGTACGGACGATGCTGCCCGTACTGCGGGCGGTCGACGAGCGGCTGCGCGAGGCGGCGGCGGTGCTCGGTGCCTCGCCGCTGCGGGTGTGGCGGGAGGTCGACCTGCCGATGGTGCGGCGGGCGCTGCTGGTCGCCGCCGGGTTCGCCTTCGCCGTATCGCTGGGCGAGTTCGGCGCGACGGTCTTCATCGCGCGGCCCGACAACCCGACGCTGCCGGTGGCCGTCGCGCGGCTGCTGGGGCGCGCGGGGGACTTGAACTACGGGCAGGCGATGGCTTTGAGCACGATTCTGATGGTGGTGTGCGCGGTGGCGCTGCTCGTTCTCGAACGTATGCGTCCCGACCGATCCGGCTCCGGGGAGTTCTGA
- a CDS encoding thiamine ABC transporter substrate-binding protein yields the protein MSTTKKFAATALAAALGVSTLAACGGDKGDSGSGDGKKSKTVTLVSHDSFNASEAVLKAFTKETGYTVKVLKSGDAGAALNQEILTKGSPRGDVFFGVDNTLLSRALDNGIFTPYEAEGLGAIPEGVRLDGDKHRVTPVDTGDICVNYDKKYFADKKLAPPKSFDDLIKPAYKNLLVTENAGTSSPGLGFLLGTVGQYGDDGWESYWKKLRANGVKVVDGWEQAYNEEFSGSAGGKKAKADRPLVVSYASSPPVEVLYAEPQPKEAPTGVATGTCFRQTEFAGLLTGAKNEEGGKALIDFLIGKKFQEDMPLNMFVNPVIKDAKLPELFTKHGVVVDKPQTVAPEKIADQREQWVKSWSSLVLK from the coding sequence GTGAGCACCACCAAGAAGTTCGCGGCCACCGCGCTGGCCGCCGCGCTCGGCGTCTCCACGCTCGCCGCGTGCGGGGGCGACAAGGGCGACTCCGGCTCCGGCGACGGCAAGAAGTCCAAGACCGTCACGCTGGTCAGCCACGATTCGTTCAACGCGTCCGAAGCCGTGCTGAAGGCGTTCACCAAGGAGACCGGCTACACCGTCAAGGTCCTCAAGAGCGGGGACGCGGGCGCCGCCCTCAACCAGGAGATCCTCACCAAGGGCTCCCCGCGCGGCGACGTCTTCTTCGGCGTCGACAACACGCTGCTCTCGCGGGCCCTGGACAACGGCATCTTCACGCCGTACGAGGCCGAGGGGCTCGGCGCGATACCGGAGGGCGTCCGGCTCGACGGCGACAAGCACCGCGTCACGCCGGTCGACACCGGTGACATCTGCGTCAACTACGACAAGAAGTACTTCGCCGACAAGAAGCTCGCGCCGCCGAAGTCCTTCGACGACCTGATCAAGCCGGCGTACAAGAACCTCCTCGTCACCGAGAACGCCGGCACCTCCTCGCCCGGCCTCGGCTTCCTGCTCGGCACGGTCGGGCAGTACGGCGACGACGGCTGGGAGAGCTACTGGAAGAAGCTCCGGGCCAACGGCGTCAAGGTCGTCGACGGCTGGGAGCAGGCGTACAACGAGGAGTTCTCCGGCTCCGCCGGCGGCAAGAAGGCCAAGGCGGACCGGCCGCTCGTCGTCTCGTACGCCTCCAGCCCGCCCGTCGAGGTGCTGTACGCCGAGCCGCAGCCCAAGGAGGCGCCGACCGGTGTCGCGACCGGCACGTGCTTCCGGCAGACCGAGTTCGCGGGGCTGCTGACCGGGGCGAAGAACGAGGAGGGCGGCAAGGCCCTCATCGACTTCCTCATCGGGAAGAAGTTCCAGGAGGACATGCCGCTGAACATGTTCGTCAACCCGGTGATCAAGGACGCGAAGCTGCCCGAGCTGTTCACGAAGCACGGCGTGGTCGTCGACAAGCCGCAGACCGTGGCCCCGGAGAAGATCGCCGACCAGCGTGAGCAGTGGGTCAAGTCGTGGTCCTCGCTCGTCCTGAAGTAA
- the rlmN gene encoding 23S rRNA (adenine(2503)-C(2))-methyltransferase RlmN — MPVPGELTFVAPRGAKKPPRHLADLTPAERREAVAAIGEKPFRAKQLSQHYFARYAHDPAEWTDIPAGSRDKLRAELLPELMTVLRHVSCDDDTTRKTLWKMHDGTLVESVLMRYPDRVTMCISSQAGCGMNCPFCATGQAGLDRNLSTAEIVHQIVDGMRALRDGEVPGGPARLSNIVFMGMGEPLANYKRVVGAIRRLTDPEPDGLGLSQRGITVSTVGLVPAMLRFADEGFKCRLAVSLHAPDDELRDTLVPVNTRWKVREVLDAAWEYAEKSGRRISIEYALIRDINDQAWRGDLLGRLLKGKRVHVNLIPLNPTPGSKWTASRPEDEKAFVEAIAAHGVPVTVRDTRGQEIDGACGQLAATER; from the coding sequence ATGCCTGTACCTGGAGAACTCACTTTCGTCGCGCCGCGCGGAGCCAAGAAGCCCCCGCGGCACCTCGCCGACCTCACGCCTGCCGAGCGCCGCGAGGCCGTGGCCGCCATCGGTGAGAAGCCGTTTCGCGCCAAGCAGCTGTCGCAGCACTACTTCGCGCGGTACGCGCACGACCCGGCGGAGTGGACCGACATCCCCGCCGGCTCGCGCGACAAGCTCCGGGCGGAGCTGTTGCCCGAGCTGATGACCGTGCTGCGCCACGTCAGCTGTGACGACGACACCACCCGCAAGACCCTGTGGAAGATGCACGACGGGACGCTCGTCGAGTCCGTCCTGATGCGTTACCCGGACCGGGTCACCATGTGCATCTCGTCGCAGGCCGGGTGCGGCATGAACTGCCCGTTCTGCGCGACCGGACAGGCCGGTCTCGACCGCAACCTGTCGACCGCCGAGATCGTGCACCAGATCGTGGACGGCATGCGCGCCCTGCGCGACGGCGAGGTCCCGGGCGGCCCCGCGCGGCTGTCAAACATCGTCTTCATGGGCATGGGCGAGCCGCTCGCCAACTACAAGCGCGTCGTCGGTGCCATCCGCCGGCTCACCGACCCGGAGCCCGACGGCCTCGGGCTGTCGCAGCGCGGCATCACCGTGTCGACGGTCGGCCTGGTCCCCGCGATGCTGCGCTTCGCCGACGAGGGCTTCAAGTGCCGCCTCGCCGTCTCGCTGCACGCCCCGGACGACGAGCTGCGCGACACCCTCGTGCCGGTCAACACGCGCTGGAAGGTGCGGGAGGTCCTGGACGCGGCCTGGGAGTACGCAGAGAAGTCCGGGCGCCGCATCTCCATCGAGTACGCGCTCATCCGCGACATCAACGACCAGGCATGGCGCGGCGACCTGCTCGGCCGCCTCCTCAAGGGCAAGCGGGTGCACGTCAACCTCATCCCGCTGAACCCGACCCCGGGCTCGAAGTGGACCGCCTCCCGCCCCGAGGACGAGAAGGCGTTCGTCGAGGCGATCGCCGCTCACGGCGTGCCCGTGACCGTACGGGACACCCGTGGCCAGGAGATCGACGGAGCCTGCGGGCAGCTGGCGGCGACCGAGCGCTAG
- a CDS encoding phosphatidate cytidylyltransferase — protein sequence MNDSSWGAPARDDYAAAWGPSDQGPAPAGPAYDAHQAEQTRPMPIVPPEEPMPTPPTPPQKKRAGRDLRAAIGVGVGLGAVIIASLFVWKAAFIGVITVAVVVGLWELTSRLEERKAIKAPLVPLAVGGAAMVVAGYVRGAEGAWVAMALTALAVLVWRMTEPPEGYLKDVTAGVFAAFYVPFLATFVAMMLAADDGAQRVLTFLLLTVVSDTGAYAVGWRFGRHKLAPRISPGKTREGLGGAVAFAMAAGALCMEFLVDGGTWWQGLLLGLAVAASATLGDLGESMIKRDLGIKDMGTLLPGHGGIMDRLDSLLPTAPVVWLLLVIFVGTG from the coding sequence ATGAACGACTCTTCCTGGGGGGCCCCGGCGCGGGACGACTACGCCGCCGCGTGGGGACCCTCCGACCAGGGGCCTGCCCCGGCGGGTCCCGCCTACGATGCGCATCAGGCCGAGCAGACTCGCCCCATGCCCATCGTGCCGCCCGAGGAGCCCATGCCCACCCCGCCGACGCCCCCGCAGAAGAAGCGTGCGGGGCGTGATCTGCGTGCCGCCATAGGGGTGGGCGTGGGACTCGGCGCGGTCATCATCGCGTCGCTGTTCGTCTGGAAAGCCGCCTTCATCGGCGTGATAACGGTCGCCGTGGTGGTCGGGTTGTGGGAGCTGACCTCGCGGCTGGAAGAGCGCAAGGCGATCAAGGCTCCGCTGGTGCCGCTGGCGGTCGGCGGCGCGGCGATGGTCGTGGCCGGGTACGTCAGGGGCGCGGAAGGTGCATGGGTCGCCATGGCACTCACCGCGCTCGCGGTGCTCGTCTGGCGGATGACCGAACCTCCCGAGGGCTACCTCAAGGACGTCACGGCGGGCGTCTTCGCGGCGTTCTACGTGCCGTTCCTCGCGACGTTCGTCGCGATGATGCTGGCCGCCGACGACGGCGCGCAGCGGGTCCTCACCTTCCTGCTGCTGACGGTGGTCAGCGACACCGGGGCGTACGCCGTGGGCTGGCGCTTCGGCAGGCACAAGCTCGCCCCGCGCATCAGCCCGGGCAAGACCCGGGAAGGGCTGGGCGGCGCGGTCGCCTTCGCGATGGCGGCGGGCGCGCTGTGCATGGAGTTCCTGGTCGACGGCGGGACCTGGTGGCAGGGCCTGCTGCTCGGGCTCGCGGTGGCCGCGAGCGCCACACTCGGCGACCTGGGCGAGTCCATGATCAAGCGGGACCTCGGCATCAAGGACATGGGCACGCTCCTGCCGGGCCACGGCGGGATCATGGACCGTCTCGACTCGCTGCTGCCGACCGCTCCGGTGGTCTGGTTGCTGCTGGTGATCTTCGTAGGTACTGGCTGA
- the frr gene encoding ribosome recycling factor, translating into MIEEILLEAEEKMEKAVVVAKEDFAAIRTGRAHPAMFNKIVADYYGALTPINQLASFSVPEARMAIVTPFDKSALRNIEQAIRDSDLGVNPSNDGNIIRVTFPELTQDRRKEYIKVAKTKAEDSKISIRSVRRKAKETLDKLVKDKESGEDEVRRAEKELDDTTAKYTAQVDELLKHKEAELLEV; encoded by the coding sequence GTGATCGAAGAAATCCTCCTCGAGGCCGAGGAGAAAATGGAGAAGGCCGTCGTGGTGGCCAAGGAGGACTTCGCCGCGATCCGCACCGGCCGTGCGCACCCGGCGATGTTCAACAAGATCGTGGCCGACTACTACGGTGCGCTGACGCCGATCAACCAGCTCGCCTCGTTCTCGGTGCCCGAGGCGCGCATGGCGATCGTGACGCCGTTCGACAAGAGCGCGCTGCGCAACATCGAGCAGGCGATCCGTGACTCCGACCTGGGCGTCAACCCCAGCAACGACGGCAACATCATCCGGGTGACGTTCCCCGAGCTGACGCAGGACCGCCGCAAGGAGTACATCAAGGTCGCCAAGACCAAGGCCGAGGACTCCAAGATCTCGATCCGCTCCGTCCGCCGCAAGGCCAAGGAGACCCTCGACAAGCTCGTCAAGGACAAGGAGTCCGGCGAGGACGAGGTCCGCCGTGCGGAGAAGGAGCTCGACGACACCACCGCGAAGTACACCGCGCAGGTGGACGAGCTGCTCAAGCACAAGGAAGCCGAGCTGCTCGAGGTCTGA
- the pyrH gene encoding UMP kinase, translating to MTNTQKSDDGKVTGRFMLKLSGEAFAGGGALGVDPDVVHAIAREIAAVVRDGAEIAVVIGGGNFFRGAELQQRGMDRARSDYMGMLGTVMNCLALQDFLEKEGIDSRVQTAITMGQVAEPYIPLRAVRHLEKGRVVIFGAGMGMPYFSTDTTAAQRALEIDAEVMLMGKNGVDGVYDSDPRTNPAAVKFDALEYGEVITRDLKVADMTAITLCRDNNLPILVFELLAEGNIARAVKGEKIGTLVSDRGTRA from the coding sequence ATGACGAATACCCAGAAGAGCGACGACGGCAAAGTGACCGGCCGTTTCATGCTGAAGCTGTCCGGCGAGGCCTTCGCGGGCGGCGGCGCCCTGGGTGTGGACCCTGACGTCGTGCACGCCATCGCGCGGGAGATCGCCGCCGTCGTGCGTGACGGTGCGGAGATCGCGGTCGTCATCGGCGGCGGCAACTTCTTCCGCGGCGCCGAGCTCCAGCAGCGCGGCATGGACCGGGCCCGCTCGGACTACATGGGCATGCTCGGCACGGTCATGAACTGCCTCGCCCTCCAGGACTTCCTGGAGAAGGAAGGCATCGACAGCCGCGTGCAGACCGCCATCACCATGGGCCAGGTCGCCGAGCCGTACATCCCGCTGCGTGCCGTGCGCCACCTGGAGAAGGGTCGGGTCGTCATCTTCGGCGCCGGCATGGGCATGCCCTACTTCTCCACCGACACCACCGCCGCCCAGCGGGCCCTGGAGATCGACGCCGAGGTCATGCTGATGGGCAAGAACGGCGTCGACGGGGTCTACGACTCCGACCCCCGGACCAACCCCGCCGCGGTCAAGTTCGACGCGCTGGAGTACGGCGAGGTCATCACCCGGGACCTGAAGGTCGCCGACATGACGGCCATTACTCTCTGCCGGGACAACAACCTTCCGATCCTCGTCTTCGAGCTGCTCGCCGAGGGCAATATCGCGCGGGCGGTCAAGGGTGAGAAGATCGGCACGCTCGTGAGCGACCGGGGCACCCGGGCCTGA
- the tsf gene encoding translation elongation factor Ts produces MANYTAADVKKLRELTGAGMMDCKKALDEAEGNVDKAVEALRIKGQKGVAKREGRSAENGAVVSLISEDETSGVLLELKCETDFVAKGDKFQSVANTLAAHVAKTSPADIEALLASEIEPGKTVQAYVDEANANLGEKIVLDRFAQFSGAYVTAYMHRTMPDLPPQIGVLVELDKADADLARGIAQHIAAFAPKYLDRDDVPAEIVEAERRVAEETTRAEGKPEAALPKIVEGRVNGFFKEATLLGQPYALDNKKSVQKVLDEAGVTLKRFSRIKVGI; encoded by the coding sequence ATGGCGAACTACACCGCCGCGGACGTCAAGAAGCTCCGTGAGCTCACCGGCGCCGGCATGATGGACTGCAAGAAGGCGCTCGACGAGGCCGAGGGCAACGTCGACAAGGCCGTCGAGGCTCTGCGTATCAAGGGCCAGAAGGGCGTCGCCAAGCGCGAGGGCCGTTCCGCCGAGAACGGTGCCGTCGTCTCCCTCATCTCCGAGGACGAGACCTCCGGCGTCCTGCTCGAGCTGAAGTGCGAGACGGACTTCGTCGCCAAGGGTGACAAGTTCCAGAGCGTCGCCAACACGCTCGCCGCCCACGTCGCCAAGACGTCCCCGGCCGACATCGAGGCGCTCCTCGCGTCCGAGATCGAGCCCGGCAAGACCGTCCAGGCGTACGTCGACGAGGCCAACGCCAACCTCGGCGAGAAGATCGTCCTCGACCGCTTCGCGCAGTTCTCCGGCGCTTACGTGACCGCGTACATGCACCGCACCATGCCCGACCTGCCCCCGCAGATCGGTGTTCTGGTCGAGCTGGACAAGGCCGACGCCGACCTGGCCCGTGGCATCGCCCAGCACATCGCCGCCTTCGCCCCGAAGTACCTCGACCGGGACGACGTCCCCGCCGAGATCGTCGAGGCCGAGCGCCGCGTCGCCGAGGAGACCACGCGCGCCGAGGGCAAGCCCGAGGCCGCGCTCCCGAAGATCGTCGAGGGTCGCGTCAACGGCTTCTTCAAGGAGGCCACCCTCCTCGGCCAGCCGTACGCCCTGGACAACAAGAAGTCCGTCCAGAAGGTCCTGGACGAGGCCGGTGTCACCCTGAAGCGCTTCTCGCGCATCAAGGTCGGCATCTGA
- the rpsB gene encoding 30S ribosomal protein S2 — protein MAVVTMRELLESGVHFGHQTRRWNPKMKRFIFTERNGIYIIDLLQSLSYIDRAYEFVKETVAHGGSIMFVGTKKQAQEAIAEQATRVGMPYVNQRWLGGMLTNFSTVYKRLQRLKELEQIDFEDVAASGLTKKELLVLSREKTKLEKTLGGIREMSKVPSAVWIVDTKKEHIAVGEARKLHIPVVAILDTNCDPDEVDYKIPGNDDAIRSVTLLTRVIADAVAEGLIARSGAATGDQKPGDKAAGEPLAEWERDLLEGDKKADEAAPAADAAATEAPAAAEAEEKAADADAEKADEAAAPAAEAEQA, from the coding sequence ATGGCCGTCGTCACGATGCGGGAGCTGCTGGAAAGCGGCGTCCACTTCGGTCACCAGACCCGTCGTTGGAACCCGAAGATGAAGCGCTTCATCTTCACGGAGCGCAACGGCATCTACATCATCGACCTGCTCCAGTCGCTGTCGTACATCGACCGCGCCTACGAGTTCGTCAAGGAGACCGTCGCCCACGGCGGCTCCATCATGTTCGTCGGCACCAAGAAGCAGGCGCAGGAAGCGATCGCCGAGCAGGCGACGCGCGTGGGCATGCCCTACGTCAACCAGCGCTGGCTCGGCGGCATGCTGACCAACTTCTCCACCGTCTACAAGCGCCTTCAGCGTCTGAAGGAGCTTGAGCAGATCGACTTCGAGGACGTGGCCGCGTCGGGCCTCACCAAGAAGGAGCTGCTGGTTCTCTCCCGCGAGAAGACCAAGCTGGAGAAGACCCTCGGCGGTATCCGCGAGATGTCCAAGGTGCCCAGCGCCGTCTGGATCGTGGACACCAAGAAGGAGCACATCGCCGTCGGTGAGGCGCGCAAGCTCCACATCCCGGTCGTCGCGATCCTCGACACCAACTGTGACCCCGACGAGGTCGACTACAAGATCCCGGGCAACGACGACGCGATCCGCTCCGTCACCCTGCTCACCCGCGTGATCGCCGACGCCGTCGCCGAGGGCCTCATCGCCCGCTCCGGCGCAGCGACCGGCGACCAGAAGCCGGGCGACAAGGCCGCCGGCGAGCCGCTCGCCGAGTGGGAGCGCGACCTGCTCGAGGGCGACAAGAAGGCTGACGAGGCCGCTCCGGCCGCCGACGCCGCCGCCACCGAGGCTCCGGCTGCCGCCGAGGCCGAGGAGAAGGCCGCTGACGCCGACGCCGAGAAGGCCGACGAGGCTGCCGCCCCGGCCGCCGAGGCCGAGCAGGCCTGA
- a CDS encoding TetR/AcrR family transcriptional regulator: MAEHRTMQRGALLDAARSLLSEGGTEALTFPALAERTGLARSSVYEYFRSRASVVEELCAVDFPVWAAEVENAMERADTPAGKIEAYVRAQLVLVGDRRHRAVVAISASELDAGAREKIRAAHGGLVTMIVEALAALGHEQPRLAAMMLQGVVDAAVRRIELGAAENPDVIADTAVAMALRGVQG; this comes from the coding sequence GTGGCCGAGCACCGGACGATGCAGCGCGGCGCCCTGCTGGACGCCGCCCGCTCCCTGCTGTCCGAAGGCGGTACGGAGGCGCTGACCTTCCCCGCCCTCGCTGAGCGCACCGGCCTCGCCCGGTCGTCCGTGTACGAGTACTTCCGTTCCCGCGCCTCCGTGGTCGAGGAGCTGTGCGCCGTCGACTTCCCGGTCTGGGCCGCCGAGGTCGAGAACGCCATGGAGCGGGCCGACACCCCGGCGGGCAAGATCGAGGCGTACGTACGCGCGCAGCTGGTGCTCGTCGGCGACCGGCGTCACCGCGCCGTCGTCGCGATCTCCGCCAGCGAGCTCGACGCGGGCGCCCGCGAGAAGATCCGCGCCGCGCACGGCGGTCTGGTGACGATGATCGTCGAGGCGCTCGCCGCACTGGGCCACGAGCAGCCACGGCTGGCCGCGATGATGCTCCAGGGGGTCGTCGACGCGGCGGTACGCCGCATCGAGCTCGGCGCGGCGGAGAATCCGGACGTGATCGCGGACACGGCCGTGGCGATGGCCCTGCGCGGCGTCCAGGGCTGA
- the whiG gene encoding RNA polymerase sigma factor WhiG — translation MPQHTSGSDRAAVPPAARGSVRPAAPSSVDELWRSYKTTGDERLREQLILHYSPLVKYVAGRVSVGLPPNVEQADFVSSGVFGLIDAIEKFDIERSIKFETYAITRIRGAMIDELRALDWIPRSVRQKAKAVERAYATLEAQLRRTPSESEVAAEMGILLEELHAVFSQLSLANVVALEELLHAGSEGGDRLSLMDTLEDTHADNPVEVAEDRELRRLLARAINTLPDREKTVVTLYYYEGLTLAEIGNVLGVTESRVSQIHTKSVLQLRAKLADAGR, via the coding sequence ATGCCCCAGCACACCTCCGGGTCTGACCGCGCGGCAGTGCCACCCGCGGCGCGTGGCAGTGTGCGGCCTGCCGCACCCTCGTCTGTCGACGAGTTGTGGCGGTCGTACAAGACCACGGGCGACGAGCGGCTGCGAGAGCAGCTGATCCTGCACTACTCGCCGCTGGTGAAGTACGTCGCGGGGCGGGTCAGTGTCGGGCTGCCTCCCAATGTCGAGCAGGCCGACTTCGTCTCCTCCGGTGTCTTCGGGCTCATCGACGCCATCGAGAAGTTCGACATCGAAAGATCGATCAAGTTCGAGACCTACGCGATCACCCGGATCCGCGGCGCCATGATCGACGAGCTGCGGGCCCTGGACTGGATCCCCCGTTCGGTGCGCCAGAAGGCCAAGGCCGTCGAGCGCGCGTACGCGACGCTGGAGGCGCAGTTGCGCCGTACGCCCTCCGAGAGCGAAGTCGCGGCCGAGATGGGCATCCTCCTGGAGGAACTGCACGCTGTTTTCAGCCAGTTGTCGCTGGCGAACGTGGTCGCCCTGGAAGAGCTGCTGCACGCCGGGAGCGAGGGCGGCGACCGGCTGAGTCTGATGGACACGCTGGAGGACACCCACGCCGACAACCCGGTCGAGGTGGCCGAGGACCGCGAGCTGCGCCGGCTGCTCGCCCGCGCCATCAACACGCTGCCCGACCGTGAGAAGACCGTGGTCACGCTGTACTACTACGAAGGTCTCACCCTCGCGGAGATCGGCAACGTGCTCGGCGTGACCGAGAGCCGGGTCAGCCAGATCCACACCAAATCGGTGCTCCAGCTGCGGGCGAAGCTGGCCGACGCGGGGCGCTGA